In Vicia villosa cultivar HV-30 ecotype Madison, WI linkage group LG7, Vvil1.0, whole genome shotgun sequence, the DNA window TCACTTTGACCCTACGTATGATGATTTAAATTTATGCATAAAAATATTCTCACCTCATATTTTCATTATTCCTATTGTGAAAggttataaaagaaatagaatgtAATAAAAGACTCATAAAAACTAGTTAGGTTAGATCCTTAAATATGTGATTTAAAGGGACAAATACACATATGGATGCATGAAAAGACATTTCATCATGATATAATCAATTTTGTGAAGCATTTTTTTACAACTTCATAATTGCTAAACAATTCGTTATAAATTGATGTAAAAATTAATATTTGCTATATGAAAAGGAGAAAAAATATGATTGAAACTCTCAAATTTATTTATGTTATGGTCATATTTATTCCCTTAATTTTTGTTATAAGTGATGTAAGTGCCGGTaagtattttttttctcattcttttcaaaaataattttatgcatTGTAAAAATTATCCATATACCCTTCATTAACACTCTTTCTTCTTGTTTCACATCATAGGAGAACCTTTTGTTTGTAATAGAGACGATAATTGCCATTTTAATTTGTGCATGTTTCCATTGATACCGACGTGTGTAGATAATGCATGTCTCTGCGCGAAACGAATACTGTTAAGTGAAAAATTATGTGTTACTTCTAAACCTATAATTTCATACATTTtcttataataaattttaattttaatttatattattttaatgttttaaatTTTCTATACAGGCACTGAAACATGTTCATTTTACTAAGCAAGTGTTCTCACATATGTTTGGTTTTAGAAGATACAGAGAACAAAAATTTCACCACATGGTTAAAGTTATTATTTCGATGAATGAAGGACATGTACAAAGAGAAAAGAGGAAGGAAactatgaataatataaatcatAGTGCtatataaagttagttttatttAAACTTCATTTGAATTGTAATGATGTTAGTTATgattatatatatacttttttcaTTTCATAACATGTATTTAGGGTAATAATGTTTAATTACTTTATGAATGATATTAATTAAAGAgtgaaatatgtttttagtccctataaatatgacattttttatataattttagtccctacaattTTTTTTCATACAATGGTCCTTGCGATATTTTTCGTCTCTATTTTTGGTCTCTCCCGTTAGATTGCACTAACAGAGGTTTACATGACACGCCACGTGTGACGCCACGTCAGTAAAAGTCaataataaagaaaaagagaCAGAATTcaggggtttaaaaccccctttaaataactttaaaaacaataatttttcattgatttatTCTTCCTAGGGTGGCAGTAGTAATACAAAATATTGACAATTCTTCCCTTATACAACCATTGGTTTTTGCGTACAATTCTTAGATGTTAGAGGAACAATTATATGCTAGAGTGAAACTGTAATAGTCTCTTGAACCTTAAGTTAAGGTCACCAAATATTACACCATTTCTTTGAGGTTTTCGTTGAGTTCATTGTGCAGTTTTAACGGTTGCGGTTTtgcatgaattaattttttttttgtgtaagcaagagatatattaataagagaactaagggttctcaaaccTTGATACACGGGGACGGAATTAGTCTGACAAAAAAAAAgcgaaattacaaaccaattacaatcACGACATAAAAGACAAAGGGTCTTTGCAAAAATCGTAAAAATTATAATTGGATTGGGTAATGTCGCCAAAGGAAGACCACCTCCAACAAAGAATCTTGATGTTCCACACTATATTGTTAATATTCCATCCTCCATTCCTAAAACAAACGCCGTTccttgtcaaccaaataatccaacaagtggctaaccaaaacacccccaattttCCAACTTTGATTCCTTTATCCCTACCCTTGGAATTCCATTCCATAAAAAACGGAATGCTAACATCATCCTTCCAATTCGAGTAATCCACCCACGCACCAATTTCTTTCCAAACAACCTTAATAACATCACACTTAAAGAACAAGTGATCCTTGTCTTCCACATGCGTGTTGCAagaaaaacaatttaaattagaAGGAGTAAAGTTAATACCTCTATACAATAAAAGGTCTTTTGTAGGGAGCCTATTCACAAAAAGCCTCCAAGCAAAAGCTTTGATCTTGAAAGGGATTTCCATCTTCCAAATGATTTCTAATGCCTCATCATACCTATTAATGGGACCGAATGGCATCCGTAAAGTAACAAAATTTTCATAGCACGAAGCTACCGAAAACAACTTTTCCGGACTAAGAACCCACCAAACCGAGTCGTTTACATCTTGCCACCCTTTGAAATTCTCCAAACGGGTCCTCAAAACCGCCATCTTATCAACCAAATCCGACTCCTCCACATCTCGGGCCGAAATACCCAAATCCCCCCACTTCCACTCCCCATCACTCCACCCCCCCATTGCCGCAACGGAGACTTTTGTCGCTCTGTTGCGAGTTGCTTTAGTTACTATTGTTACAATCGATCCTGCTCTTCTTTAATTTCTCCCCTATCATATTTTCTccctttccttttatttttgttaattttcttcTTATTTATTCTCCATGGTACATTCTTTTGGGTTAGTTAGCTTTGATGGTTAATAAAGTTTCAACTTTGGATAAATATCTTTTTTTTAGCATGGACATAATCTTTACATCATTGTCGCGAAAATTGTAGTTTACTATTTGTTAATAGTTATTGTTGATTATGAAGATTATAAATAAGTGTCAGATGTTGATAAAATTTCACTCATCTTGGACTAGAAGGAATACGAAATTCCCCAACAAAGAATTCAAGTAATCAAAAGATACATGAGACAAGAAGGAAGTTGAAAAGAAGGTTATTTTctatgaatgcaaagaacttGGACATTTCATAAATGGATTTTCTAAGTTATAGAAAGATAGATCCAAGAAAAATGGATCtagtggaaatatgaaatgtctcTTAGCTACATAGTTTGAATTTGACAAATCCTCTAATGAAAATGAGGAACATGCATATGTTTCTCTAAAACTCGGGAGAAAGagattgttgttttgaaaaatgaaaatgattttATAAAAACTCCAACATATCAATCTTCTAGAAAATAAGTATAACTTGGAAAAGTATGCAGCTAGATGGTTTCATTAATTTATGGTGTAAGCAAGAACATAAAGAAAGACTTAGGATATATTCGACCTTAACAAATGAGAGGCAAAATATCTCATGTTAGTGAATGAAGAGCAATGAATATGGCGTAGATGATTAGGGCATGAAACttgcgattaatctcaaaactTCACAAACTTAATATATGAAAAAAACTACAACATTTAATTGGTCAAGATGAAAGATCAACTTTAGGATTGCCATATTAAAGGGAATAACATATCTTATTTGATAATACATTAGTCATATGTTTATCTAACAATCCTATTTTTATTTACgagtcaaatatttttaaattaaatatcatTTCATAAGAGCTTGTGTTTAGAAAGGAATTTTAGATATTAAGTTTGTTAACATTGATCACTAATGACATAACATATTTACGAAACCTATGAGCCCCACACCGAGCTCCAACCCCACGTTGAGCTTGTGACAATCACAAGTCCCCTCACCGAGACTCATAGCCCGCCTCTTTCACCAACAATGACAATATAAGATGCCTGAATTAATGAATGCATCATCACaacaattcatcaacaattaacgGTATCACATCGAACCGTATGATTCGTGTATAACAACCACATAGTAGTTTCCACGCCAAAACTACATATTTCAACTCAAACATGTTATCATTATATTATATGTATAACAACTCATCTCATAATCACATTAACATATACTCATCTataacaatatcatcaatattcatcatttAAATTGTTAACTAACTATAATTAACATTCTTAACACCATAACATCATCACCGAAGAACATCAATAATATACACATAATTCTCATCAATTATTCATGTTATCACGATATATTCAGCCCCTTAAACTAACCCGGTTTGATGGTaaattgcgttagctttccaacacttcaaaTGAAGCGTTATTTGAACTTACTAATCAAAAGCTATGGCCAAAATGATTTCGACCCCAAAAACAGGAACAACAGCGTTCACGCTGGGCGCGCCCCTTGGGCTGAGTGCGGCTGCTATGACCAGACTACATAATTTTTTGCACTTTTCATTATTAGAGGCATTCCAAACCTTCGATTTTGATTCCGTAAAAACCCCCCGATCTTAAAATTCGACGTActacaattatttaattattttaacaagAGTTGAACCCATATAATCCTTAATTTTCTCGAAAATCTATTAACCCCCGAGCATTAGCTTTCAATTGTGATGGTAAACAATACAAtttcaaaatagtaaaaaatcacttaatttaaaCCCTCACCCAAACACTCCTTAACACCAAAATAGCTTATTTTCGAGTTCCTAACATGGTAAGCCAATTTGCCACTATAATCTCATCACATTCTCATCGATTAACATCAAATCAAACAATTTATCAAGCATATTCATTTTTATGTATTCTCACAACTCCTTAAGCTTGCAACCATCATCACTCATATTCATCAATTCcatcatcattcatacatggacACACGAAATTCAACACTTATAACAACAATTCCATCATCATTCATATTCATCAATTCGTCACAAATCAAAGAACACATAATCCCTAATGGAGGTCAAGGGACACCTCCCTACCCTTTCATGATATAACATCCATAGATGGATAATCTCCCCCTTACCTGATGATTCTAGAAA includes these proteins:
- the LOC131619282 gene encoding uncharacterized protein LOC131619282 — translated: MGGWSDGEWKWGDLGISARDVEESDLVDKMAVLRTRLENFKGWQDVNDSVWWVLSPEKLFSVASCYENFVTLRMPFGPINRYDEALEIIWKMEIPFKIKAFAWRLFVNRLPTKDLLLYRGINFTPSNLNCFSCNTHVEDKDHLFFKCDVIKVVWKEIGAWVDYSNWKDDVSIPFFMEWNSKD